Genomic segment of Centropristis striata isolate RG_2023a ecotype Rhode Island chromosome 21, C.striata_1.0, whole genome shotgun sequence:
ATTGTGAAATTGTGATAACCAAATGTTGATTTCACCAGTGTGGACATGCAGTTGACGGCACCATGGTCAACTGTGTTACTGCCTGGCGAGTGCTGTGGCTTctaagcaacctggtctcacagaaatccgtgaaatagccacggatttcgcttaactcaaaacccgtggaatagccacagaatcgctaaaatttccgtgaaactgacacggatttcgctacaatgcaagttaatgacagtcatatcccgtggctattggtttgttccaagtcacgtgactttcaaggtcccggcagtcagaacaaaaaacatggcggacagttctctcatttttagtgaaaaatcaatattttgacttagtttctgcataaaaatggattttgatcacatttctagcgagaaatatatgttttattttctaaatcttcactcagtgaatgtacatactcactttgtatgttggaatagccacgggatatgactgtcattaacttgcattgtagcgaaatccgtgtcagtttcccgaaaatttgagcgattccgtggctattccacggattttgagttaagcgaaatccgtggctatttcacggatttctgtgagaccatgtggCTTCTAGGAGCTTCCCCCCGTCCTCCAGCTGTTCCATGCCTGATTGAGCCCATGCAGTGCCCTGTAAGCAGGCTGGCAAACTGGCGGCCAGTGATCAGGCAGCCATCCCTCTCCCGCCCAAGTGAGGACACTTGACCCCCTCAACAAGGGTCACCAGTTACTTTCATTCGGGACGTAAAGATCTGAAGGGGTGACATTAGCCCATCCATCCCAATATCCGGGTTTGGTCTAATCCGTGCGTGCTTGGATCCTCTGCGCCCTCACTGGAGCCAGACGCTCACATGGACCATTGACAGGGAGGTCATTGTGTCAGCGACAGAGAAATGTATCAGGAATGGAGCCAGGGCTTTTTGGATAAAGGCCTGTTCTGCAGACCTGCAGCTGAACCATCCTGTTTGCATATCAATACCTTCAGGCCTGAATAACTTCAGTCAGCTGATGAATGAGAGATTTGCTGCTATCTCAAATCTCAGGGCTCTTTGGTGCAGCGAGAGACATAAAGGAAACTTTTCAGCAGCGGGAAACTCAACGACATAGCTGGCTGGTTCCCTTTACGCACTCCTCACCCATGAATGGGATTGTGTGACTTGAAGATATTCTATAACTGGAGGGCATGCGCGATGGTAAATGAACACCACCCACCTGTCAAATGCTAGCAAGTTTTAGTAAAAATGATCCGAGATAACTGATCATCATCTAAGGTCTATTCTGAAAATGTAGTTGGCTGTGAAAGTGGCTGctacattttgaaataaaaaaaatgcttttcttgACCTGAAGCCATGATAATATTGTAGGCTTTCAAATCCTGATTGCAGTTATTTTGCTTTTTGGGGCAGCAGCAGGAACAAACAATCAAGAAGATATGAAGCAATATTAGCATTCATTTGATTCATTTCATTATCGTGTTCCTAGACAGATGCAGCAAATGCAAGTCAATTATTCACTCtgcttttagctctgtttttggtcccCATTTAAATTTATATCTGGAAATATCTGGCTATTCAGCCACAAATGTTCCGTTACGTTTACCCACGGATAGATTATTAAACGGGCCTACAAGGGACAGGCCCtggggcccaaagtgtcaggggcTCCTGtggccttcacctgcaaaatgtcactcaatgACACACGCACCTGTCATGAAGAGATGCAAACTAACCacaaagtaacataaaatgactacataaGAGACATAAAACTACAAAGGAATGTGAAACAGCTGCATAGAGAcacaaataaatgatcaaaaggggcaaaaaacacacaaaaagagacacaaagtgactacaaagagacacagaatgactacaaacacatgcaaaaggacaacaaaaagggacaaaacaacTATAGATAAAGAATAActataaaaagaacaaaactattaagaagtgaaacaaaaaaaactacaaagagccacgaaacaacaactaaaacaggcTAAAAAACTGTTACGTTTTTGTGTCTGGCTCCTGTGTAAGAGACGTGGTGGGGCCTTTCCCATGTCTGTgtccaggggcccattgtctcctAATCCACCAATGCGTTCAGTTAACATTTGTCCgcctgctgtttggtgctggaCTGCTATGTATGGTGTGCATCAGAGGTTTTCCATGTATTTTGTATCAGTTTGATGATAATTATAGATTACTAtagtgataataatgataataaaaacacagactgATACACCGCTGATTTGTAATGAGATGAAATATGAACTTTAACCACCACAGATGGATATTAGATGGATGAGACCAGCAGACTGTGCGACCCTGGAAAGATTAAAGTCATTCCCTGATGCAGCATCCATGTGTGCTcccttgtgcatgtgtgtttaggTCCTGCATCGATTACAGATGTATGGAAGATatatcagctgttaaataatattttacaaaTGTATGATAGCGACCCGTTCCCGACCCCTGAGTTAAATCATAGTGACAGTGGGACATGGTACGTATAAGCACATATCCCCGCCGCCTATAAACTAAACAGGCAGTTATTGATCCGGACCATCTCCCTTCAGTGGAGGTCCCAGAGGCTGAGAATGCAATATTAATGGATCGGGGGGAGTTGTtgtatgcctgtgtgtgtgtttatttgtgtgtgagtgtgtgcatgtgtgtgagagcatgCAACCACGCTCATAGCTCATGCAGGGCGACTCCATTAACCAGCAGCGATGGCGGTCAGCAGTTTATGGCGCCCAGGCTCACAGGTCAAGGGGGAGCGAGGAGGTCAAAGATTGTCCATTCCCAAAAGGTCTCCAATCAACCCAGTGAATTGATTGCTTACACACCAGAAAAGCCACTGTCCTGTGTTAACTTAAAATTTAACCCCTGAAGCCATATGGACTGACTGACCACTTGCTTATGCCTAAAGAGTAACTCCCCTTTTTGGGGTTATacacttatttattttcctacTGATATAAAATTAGATTTGAGGGTGGAAACCACTCTCATGATTTTCTGTTTAATACAAGGCTACAGCCAGGAGCTTGCTAGTTTAGCTCAGtataaagactaaaaacatGGTGGAAAACTAGCTTAGCTCCGTCTGAATAGAGTGGGTGAAGCTAGCAGCCACCTGTGAAGGCACCCAAAGAAGCGCCACCCTTAATtaatgcataactttaagccttatTTTGTACCAggttgtaaacatgtttatttctactgtaaTGTAAGGCTTTctaacatgggggtctatggggattgacccACTTTTGGGGCCAGCCTCTAGTGGAGAATTTGTGGAATTGCAGTATTTGGCACTTCTGTATTGGCCTCATAATTTGGCGCCAGAGTTCGTCGCCACTGACAACTCAGAAATAAGAGAGCTTATTGAGAAGTCAAGACTATTCTCTGTCTCAGGAAAAACAGATTTGGCAAAATAGatcaagaaaaagaagaaatgtactaattttctgataatttctaaaattaaatgttgttgttgttagctGTGTAAATGTAACACATTTTagcaaagaaaatataaatgcattatCCTTGACATTCACAGCACTTAAGACACGACCACTTCAGAGACAGGAAGTGTATACCAATTCCATCTTTTGCAATAGAGTATCTTGCTATCTATTGTCATTTGGTAGACAGAGCCAAGCTGGCTGGCTCCACTGTGTTTTTAgcctaaactaagctaagctaagctaagctaagctaaacaaCTGCTGGCTGTAGCCAGAGATTGGTACTAATATTTTCATCTAActctcaacaaaaaaaatcaatgataGCAAGATTTGctgttaattttaaatttttaagcATTGAAAACTAGCTTTGTAAACCGTACCAGATctttttgcagctttaattgtattttaagtCACTTCTTTAATACACAGATTGAAGCTCAGACTGTTAGAAATAGGGAGAAatcttttcttaaaaaaaaaaaaaaacccaatgtaATCACCCAGAAAATTTGATTCCTGTTGGCAGGTTTTGCTACTTTCAGgccttttccattttttatgctTAGCTCAGTTAAATGGCTGCTGGCTCTCGTCTCAACTGTTGATGTGAACAATATTCTTTATTCATTAAAATCCTACATTGAACccatattttaatgttattcaCTTATGCCATTTATGAGTTTAACACTTGATTTTATAAATAAGCAAAGGTTTAAAAGATTAAAGTAACAATCAACAACATTTTCACATTGTAAATAAACTTCAGCTTTCCTACTAAttcatcccttaaaatcaacagtgattaattacattttcttttccaATCATCCAGTGTCTCTGTAAGTCTTTTCCAGAAAGAAATCATCTGCTAAACAGATGTATTTTAGATTCCCGGCCACAGCAACATTGGTTTGTTTGGAATAAATACAAAGAGGATGAACTCAGCTTGTCGGTGCAAATAACAGCCCAAAACACATGTTTTACAATAAAAGTTTTAGTCAGAATTTCCAGCAGAATTTCATATACAAAAGTCTCAGAGAAAACATCTCAACAATAGTTTGTCATCTTATAAATTAAGCTTCTAGAAATATACAGTTGCATGTAAGTACCGTTGGTGGAGGTGAATGTCGATTAAATGAAGTAGAAAACAATCACAGATGCAGGTGTTGTCTGTAGAGAACACTTTATACAAGCATTATATTGACATAAATAACAGCAAATTTACAGCAAAAAGTGAACTGTGTTTTACATTTATGGTATCTTTTTTCACCAGTAGCAGATATCCTACTGCCTCTGCTACatctttaatttgttattaatGACAGTCCAGAGAAGGAGCTTGCatcataagaaaaaaataatttcctttaactgcatacactgtaaaacatgacAGAGGCGAACTAACAATGCTGATTGGACTTAAATGATTCTGAATGAAGttatgtcccaataatacacatttaaatttattcTGATTGTGCATAATTCAAACCCTTTGCTTTTTTCCTCGCTGTCTCTCCGAAAGCTCCACTGTCTTTTGGTTTATCGTAGCTTTGCCAGGTTGTCGAAGCTCGTTACTATTTTGCCATTTGTTTTAACTTTAGGCACATCTCTTTGCAGTGTTGGCGTCTTTCTGAAGTTATTTTCAATATAGAGTCTGTGCTGTTAAGTGTTTCGGACAGCAAATGTCGTCACATTGCAACGCCAAACTTTTCTTCAGCATCTCTTGCTAAAGTGGCTCAAGGAATAGAAGCTCTCGCAGACTTTGCAACCATGGCTGTAAATCTGGAGCAAGGCAGAAGTTTTCATAGTCAGTTTTCATAGCTTAAGAATTGAAGAAAAGGCATATTTTCGCACAGTAAAACTTTGGTAACACTCAATAACTTCAAGATATCCCTGTCTGGTTTTGGTAGTTGGCTGAACAAGAATGCTACTAACAGTTTTTAAGAGCTTTGGCGAGTAGCCGTTCAGTCCCAGCCAAAGTTGTGGCCGgtcatttggtaaaacttgagATTGAAGGGTCTGTAGAAGTCTCTGAGCCTGTGCAGGACCTCAGAGGGGATCTGGGGATGGGGCCTGCCCTTGGACTTCCCCAGGCAGCGCGGCCTGCTGCTCCCCTCGGGCTTCTTGAGGCAGGGGAAACCTTTGGTCTGGTTGAAGTAGAAGTGCTTGTCTGTTACCACCCGTTTGAGTCCCAGGAAGTCCTGGACCCGGCCCATCTCGCCCGCCGGATCCGTCACGAGGCGTTCGCCGCTGACAAAAAGGAGGCGTGAGAGGGGGAAGTAGCGCAACCAGTTCTCGAGGTGTTTGGCATAGATGCCGATGCGCACGGCGCTCCAGGATGTGTCGATGAGGCCTGTGGTGGTGTTGCGGAAAGCCAGGTTCTGGAAGGACGGGAGCCCGGGCGATTTGGACAGAGTCTGGGTGTAGTCGGACACAGCCCGGGTCACGGGGTCACGCACCACCACGATGAGCTTGGTGTGGCGGCTCATGGAGAAGACGCGGCGAGGGGCTTCTTTGGTGATGAAGTAACTGGGGGTCTTCTCCATGGTGATCTGACCCTCCAGAGTACGAGGCATCAGGTTCCTGCATGAAAAAGAAAGACTGTCATCAATAAAATTGTACCGTAAATATTCTATAAGAGTAAACTTGAGAAAATGCCAATCGCTGTATCTTctttatgactaaaaaaaacatctatatattaaaaaataattaatacattCCCTTCCCTTTCGCATAATCCACACAGCATTCCTTTGATGATGCCTCACTTGCCTTGAAGGCTTTTTGATTTTCTTTGTAATTAGTGGGCTAAATCTGTGATTAGAGGGAGATAAACATGACATTAGCTGCTGGCACTGATGGAGTGACCATGTCAGCGCAGACTGGGAGTGAGTCTCTGAGTGACTACTGTAGAAAAAACCGCAAGGCTATATTAACCTCAGGAAAGTAATTTCCTCTCATCTGCTGCCTCCTCATAAACAGGCTGGACTCTCCCTCAGCTCCTGGTCCTTGAAGCTGGGAGACCATCCCACAGGACTGAAATAATCACCACATTACTGTCATACCACTGGTATTTGTAGTCTTACAGCAGGGTTGGAAAAGTTACTTTTAATGCTACATATTTTCACCTTGTTTGTACTATAAGATAACCACATGACAGCCTTGGACATGTTgcttgaaaaatgtaataaattactCCTTAGTTcaaaggtcccatattgtaaaaagtaaGATTTCGCATTGGGccattttgatggttggttGATTGGGGGGAATTTTTCCGctattttcagacatttttttaatatcagtTAAGTTTCTTTTACCACTGATATTTtgtaatttgcattttaaatattgtaagatttccatgatatttttttattataaagccGGTGCTATGTAATTACTgtgaaagttttaaaaaaaacagcacaaacagcccttattcagaaactgtgcctttaaacaagCCGTCAggagccgtgtgtgtgtgtgcatgtgtgtgtgtgtgtgtgtgtgtgtgtgtgtgtgtgtgtgtgtgtgtgtgtgtgtgtgtgtgtgtgtgtgtgtgtgtgtgtgtgtgtgtgtgtgtgtgtgtgtgtgtgtgtgtgtggaaagtgCCATTACagtgctgttacagtcattttccggctgcaatgatggtgcagagacaccactgaccaatcagagcagactgggctttttcaggGGGGGTCTTTAAGAGACAAGCACTAAAACGGAGCGTTTCAGACAGAGAGGGAATCCTCTatgttcagacagacagtatgagaaaaataatgagtttttttaaataacgaagcatgtaaacatgttcttgtagaaacacaaaatacaagtttaaccatgaaaataaacataatatgtACCCTTTAAATAACCCCAAATCCCCGACACCCATCActtattctgtattttgaaaGGTTGGTTGACCAGCCAACCCTGTTCGGATATATTTACTGATCATCAGCTAGCTTTGCCCCAATGAATGCACACAGCCTTCCAGCACTCAGTGAAGCTGTCAGGTCTGTATGATTATGATTCACGTTTCACTCTAAATACATTGGTTTAGATGGCAAAACATTTGGCCTATTATAGCCTATAACCCGTCTGATAATCTGATTACTAGCTTCTTGTCCCGTCGTCTTTCATAGCAGCAATTTGTCATGCTCCCACATCTGCATGTATCCACATGAATTATTTGGTGGATACAATGTTATCATTACCAATACAAATGAGGACCAAAGTTATCAAAATAAGACCTGAGTGGTAACACACTGGAATTACTCtttaatttattgaatattttggCTGCAGTAGTCTTATTAGTAAttcctgcagaaaaaaacatgttagttTGAGTAGTGTCTTATGGTCGCCATGTGTTTGCATTCAGAGCTAGTTGTTGCCTTTGGCCCTGTGATTGTTATTATCATCAGTGGTAGAGGTATTCTAGGCACACTTTggctcttcatcttcatctttatCCTACTTAGATGACTCAGAGGCTGAGAAGACGTACTAGTACCTCAAAATATTCACCAACCCGAACCAAAGCATGCATTGACTGAGAGTCCTCACGATGTGCCAGAGCAGATTGTATATAAAATGAGGGAAATGGGAGGGAAAGGAAAACCTATTTATCTTGTGtcatttatttcattcaaaTGCTACTGTAACGCTTAAATGGAATCTAATAACCTCCGCTGTAAAAAAGAATATCCTGCCAATTTTCCtctcttgatttaaaaaaaaaatatatagctcCTTTTGTTGAGTTTAAAGACGAGATTTAAATCTCAGTTATAAAATCTAAGTGATGAGGAATGCCAGTGTTGCAACTGTGAAAGATCCCTCAGCTAATTTCCATGCCTCCCCCTC
This window contains:
- the si:dkey-121b10.7 gene encoding heparan sulfate glucosamine 3-O-sulfotransferase 6, with the protein product MWHVSCLVSSRSGLRLMGCSKWRAAFNFGHLRVQSKLSVFFTMIILFTYLFYCLNGYCDSLPRPVYDQQSHFQNKILLNDGASPEQELGAYNNASQVVREQLSDLSNSDAPSNNISIANNFGSKKFPQAIIIGVKKGGTRALLEFLRIHPDVRAVGSEPHFFDRFYDKGLDWYRNLMPRTLEGQITMEKTPSYFITKEAPRRVFSMSRHTKLIVVVRDPVTRAVSDYTQTLSKSPGLPSFQNLAFRNTTTGLIDTSWSAVRIGIYAKHLENWLRYFPLSRLLFVSGERLVTDPAGEMGRVQDFLGLKRVVTDKHFYFNQTKGFPCLKKPEGSSRPRCLGKSKGRPHPQIPSEVLHRLRDFYRPFNLKFYQMTGHNFGWD